From the genome of Dehalococcoidales bacterium:
TTTTGAAACTTACTGGGAAATATACCATCCCAAGCTGAGCTTCGTGGCTGAAGTAGATGGCAGGGTAGTAGGTTTCCTGGTAGGCAATATCGTACAGGAGGAACACAGCCAGTCCATCCTCAGGCTGACGCATCTGGCCGGCCGTTACTCCCGTGACCGGCAGGTCGGCTGGATAGATATGATGGGTATTCTGCCTGACTATCAGCACCGCCAGATAGGCCGGAAACTGGTCGAAGCGTTTCAGCAAGAGTGCCAGCACACTAATGCCCCAATTAGAGGCATTGTCAGGGACAACGACGAGAAACTGAGAAATTTCCTGATCAAAGCCGGTTTCAAAAAGTGGGATATCGCCACTTACGAGAAAGATTGATACTGATAATACCCGCAAACCAAGCATCCAGTACGGCGTCATACCAGTAATAACGTTGCGACAAAGCCGGTAACTGTAATGATGACCGGACATTGCCGGTGAGGAGACGATGACGGGATCTGACCATAAGCCCGAACGGGACCGGAACAGTGATAGCAGCCAGCACCGTGAGACTTCGGCATCTCTGCCTGGGATCGATGCATCCTATGAGCAAGAAAAGGCGGCCACCATGGATTCGCTGAAGGCTTTCCTGCAACCCCGTTCCATCGCCGTCATCGGCGCATCGCGGAGAGACGGAAGCATCGGCAAGAAGCTCTTTCACAATATCTTGCAACAGGAGTTCAGGGGAGTGGTCTACCCGGTGAACCCCGGCACGGAAATAGTAGCTTCGGTAAAGGCATATCCGTCCGTTCTGGAAATACCGGGGGAGGTTGACCTGGGCATAATCATTGTTCCGGCGGAAACAGTGCTGGAGGTGGCTGAGCAATGCGGCCAAAAGGGTGTACGCGGTATCGTGGTGATATCAGCCGGCTTCGGTGAAAGTGGAGACGCCGGAATCGTCCGGCAACAAGAACTGCTGGAGACGGCACGCCGCTACGGGATGCGCCTGGTCGGGCCTAACTGTATGGGGATTATCAACACCAACCTCCAGGTCAATATGAACGCCACTTTTTCCTCTATCTTCCCTCCCCGGGGCAACATCGCCCTGGGCACCCAGAGCGGAGCCCTCGGTCTGGCCATCCTGGAATACGCCCGGAACCTGAACATCGGCATTTCCACTTTTGTCAGCATCGGCAACAGGGCAGATGTTTCCAATAATGACCTGATGCAGTACTGGGCGGAAGACCCGGATACTGACGTCATACTCCTCTACCTGGAGTCTTTCGGCAACCCGAAAAAATTCGCGCGCATCGCCCGGACAACAGCGTTGCAAAAACCGGTAGTCGCCGTCAAGAGCGGTCGCACTGCAGCCGGTTCCCGGGCGGCCGCCTCCCACACGGGGGCACTGGCCACAGCGGAAATAGCCTCCGAGGCCCTCT
Proteins encoded in this window:
- a CDS encoding GNAT family N-acetyltransferase, with amino-acid sequence MTNGEVKIRGMVDDDLPRVHEIDRLLFGEERVPTWPFSFETYWEIYHPKLSFVAEVDGRVVGFLVGNIVQEEHSQSILRLTHLAGRYSRDRQVGWIDMMGILPDYQHRQIGRKLVEAFQQECQHTNAPIRGIVRDNDEKLRNFLIKAGFKKWDIATYEKD